Part of the Bdellovibrionales bacterium genome is shown below.
GATTTCAAAAACAGAAAGACCTTGGCCGGATCCAATGTTGAAAACATCAAACTTAACAGCGGACTCGAGGAGATAATCGAGAGAAAGCATATGAGCCTCGGCAATATCTTGGACATGAACATAATCGCGGATACAGGATCCATCCGGCGTAGGATAATCATCACCAAAGATTTCAAGAGTGTAGTGAGGATCAAACACGGCCTTTAGCGCTAAGGGAATAATGTGCGTTTCCGGATCGTGAAGCTCGCCGGCCTCTAAATCGAGATCAGCTCCACAAGCATTAAAGTACCGGAGAACAATCGAATTGAGCTTACGGGTCGATGAAATACTTTTGAGAAACTTCTCTACGGCCAACTTCGTGTCGCCATAAACATTAATGGGTAACTGATGGGCTGTCTCTTTAATGGGAGTATCTTTAGCCGCACCGTAGGTCGTACAACTGCTTGAGAAGATCATATTTTTCACCCCATGATCCAGCATCGCCTGTACGAGATTGTAAGTTCCAATGACATTATTCCGGTAGTACTTCATGGGGTCACGCATAGATTCCGCGACGTCAATAGCACCAGCAAAATGAAAAACCGCCTCAATCTGATTCTGCTCAAGAACATTCGCCACTCTTTGAGCGTCGCAAATATCACCTTCGATAAAAGTTCCCCATTTGGCGAGAGTTCCATCACTTCGCGAGAGATTATCAAAGATAAAAATCTCATGTCCTTTTTGTTGGAGAATTTTTGCAGTTTGGCTGCCCACGTATCCGGCGCCACCAGTGACAAGTATATTCACGATCTTTCCTTTGTCCGAGAATATATAAGCTCTACGTATTTAGCACAATCAAAAAGAAATTGGCGCCTGCTGAGCCCAACAAGCGCCAACTAAAGGGGGGGGGATTACTTGATTTTTACGTCGATCACGTTTTCAGCCTCGGGCTCCTGCTTAGGCAAAGCTATGGTGAGGACACCATCTTTGTACTCTGCCGTTACCTTTGATTTGTCGACGGTCTTGGGAAGTGTAAACACTTTATTAAATTTGCCGAATTCACGGCCGTAATAAACATAGCTATTTTTTTCACTTTCCGGTTTAACTTCTTTTTTCCTTTCCCCGGAAAGGGTCAATCGATTCTCTTGAATTTTTACCGAAAACTCTCCCTCCTTAAGACCAGGAAGATCAAAGCTCATTACAATTTTCTGTTCATCTTCCTCGATGTCACCGCTAATTGAAAGCATACGACCCTCATAAGGAGTATTTGCTAGCGGTTCAAAAATTCGATCAATGTCACACACCCAGTCGTTAAGGGTAGATCTTTTAATAAAAGGAATTAGCGCAGTCATTTGTTTCTCCTTCTTATCGTTTTTGCTCATCTGTTTTTTTCCTTAAAAAATAAAACTTCTAGAGTAAATTTGTTATCGCGTATCGAATCGTCAAGTGCACTTCGAAAAATTTTTTACGCCTTGACAGGATCTCGATCGAACACAGATTTATTTTTTAGAGCAAAAAAATAACGCCTAATTCTTTTTTAATTTTGTATAGAATTGATTCTCTGCCACTCGACCAAATGGCAGAGGAAGCAGTGCCGCAGTCCTTCGAGTCATCAAATTGAGACATTCAGTGGATTTGAATGAGTGCCACGATATTTCTTTGATAAACTGGACGGGATAAATCGATGAAGATCATCGGGTTTTTCAACAGCTAATTTGGAGGTACGTGTGAAAGATCTAATTCAATGCGAATATCATGGAATGAGTCCGAGTGACTGGACCGAACATTTTGTAGAGGACGAATTTGCCGCCCTCCTTGCAATGGGCCCGCGAAATAGCACGATGAAACTGCGAGCGGAGAGGCACAATGACCGGATCGACGGTAAACTGATCATCTTCTCCGACGCCGGGGCTTTTATCGTTCAAGATCGTTCTGGGGATATCCCAAGCCTCGTCAAATCACTGAAACGGCGAATGAAGAATAAACTTCACAAGTGGAAGGATCTTCATCATGGCAATGGTCACACCCGACGAGTCTCGGGCTTTTAAAGACGTGATGAGCCTATGACTTAATGCGTTAAAGTCGTATTTTACATCCCTTACCTGCCTCGATTTGGTACAAAACGGGGCAGTGAGGTTTTATGGCAAATTCAACAAATAGTGACAAGCTCTACGGTCAAATCGAGATAGAAAACAATAAATTAGAACGTTTTGAAAACCGAACCACCCATCGGGACTACACGGTCAATTTCACTTGCCCCGAGTTCACCTGCATCTGTCCTCGAAGCGGTTTCCCGGACTTTGCAACCATCCATATCGAGTATATGCCGGATCAGTTCTGCGTCGAGCTGAAGTCCCTTAAACTTTATATCAATGGCTTTCGCGACGAGAAGATCTTTCACGAGGACGTGACAAATCGAATTCTCGACGATTTAGTGAAGCTCCTTTCCCCTAAAAAAATGACCGTGAAGGCCGACTTTAACGTTCGCGGAAACGTGCACACAGTTGTCACCGCCACTCACGAAAAGTAATCCATGGAATTAAAGTTTCGTTATCGGTTCGAAGCCGCCCATCGATTTGTAAACTCTGCAAGTGTCCAGTGTATGACTCCGCATGGACACACCTGGCATGCGACGCTTCACCTCGAGGCTAAACGAAACGAACTCGATGAAAACGATATGGTGGCCGAATTTTCTCAGCTCAAATCTTACTGGAAAAAATTAATCACGGAAGTGTTCGACCATTCTTACATGTGCAACGAAGAGGACGCTCTGATACCCGTCCTTAAAACTACGCACTCTGAATGCCGTCTCCTAGTTTTTCCAGGAGACCCGACGACGGAACTGATCAGCGTTTTGATGTTTGCAAAGATGCAAAACTACGTCCAGAATTCCGAAATTAGACATTTTGTGAGAATTACTGGAATCAATATCGAAGAAACTCCAACCAATTCCCTCACCTGTGATCGCGAGTTTTATGAAGAGTGCATTCATCAGTACCATCGCCCTGACAATTGGTGGAACTCCTTAGACGTGTACGATCGAAGTTTTTCACATGTAGAAAAAAATGTGGTCACTGATTTTCGTCAGCGTGTGAATCAGAGCAATCAACATGTCCCTTCAAATTAACGATCTCTTTTGGACAGTTCAAGGTGAAGGTCGTTGGACGGGCCACCGCGCTCTTTTCGTAAGGCTTCCTTTCTGCAATTACAACTGTCCCTGGTGCGATACCGAATTTGACTCTTACACTCCCATGAGTGAAGAGACCTTTAAAGAATTTGCTAGCCGAGAACCGGCCCGTTTTGCCGTCATCACGGGCGGCGAACCCTTGGCTCACAAAGATCTGCCAAAAATCTTGAATATTTTAAAGTCGTTAGGATTTTTTATCGCTTGCGAGACCAACGGGAGCTTCCCCGCACCTCCAGAGATCGATTTCGTAACCGTATCTCCAAAACCTTACTCAAAAAATAAAAATCAGGAAAAATATTTTATCCACGAACAAACACTCCCCAGAGTCAGCGAGTTTAAGTATGTCGTTGATGAAAATTTTGACTTTACGATTCTAGGAAGACACAATCCCAAGAAAAAAGATGTGATCTATTCCCTTTCACCGGAATTTTCCCGGATGAAAAAAAATGTCGAAACCATTATGGGATTTATCGAAAAAAATCCCGACTGGAAATTATCTCTCCAAACTCACAAATGGATCGATATTCCCTAGATGTACTTAGTGAGCTGAATCATATCTTTGTGTTCCAGCGTTATGCGGTAACCCTGTCTCTTAAATAAAGAAATCAAACGATCATTACTTTTGGCCGTATTGTAAACGATCTTGCTCATTTTCAATTTCTTGAACCATCTCTCCACCTGAAGCATAAGTTGCGCCGCAATTCCCTGCCGCCGAAAGTTGGGTTCCACATATAAAGTCGCGAAATACCCATAGCGCTCCCCATCACGATGCTCTAAACGAGCAATGGCTTGACCCGTTTTCTCCTGTTCAGGATTCTCAGATATAAAAACCTTGCCCGTTGTCTTTTTCGAATCGATATGCCAACGCACTCTTTCGTTGAGCCAGTCCATCGAGTAAAGGCCTTCACCGATATTTCTTCCGAGAACATCGATGAGAGTCGCACGCATTCGCTCTGCAACCCACGAGATTTCATCATTGGAACTAGAATTGATTTCCCGAATCAGCACTGGCGACATAGTAAACGTTTAACACAGTTTACTGAGCTGCGAAGGATTATCTTGTCGTTAAATAAACGCCGAAGAATGTAACCGCTGTCCCAATCAGCCGCATCGGTGTTGGGTCCTTCTCTTCAACAAGATAGTCCCAAACATTGCTCGCCACCAGTTGAGCACCGACACAAAAAACAAACGCCTGGAGAGCTCCTATTTGCCCAATGGCTGTCGCGATGGAAGCAACTAGTAAAAAGCCAAACAAACCCGAAAGGAGCCACCAACCGCGCATATCACTCACAGCACCTTGAATGCGATAAGAGGCAGGAACAAGTTCCGGCTTAAGATATACAAAAGCATAGAGCAAAAGATTAAACACAACAAAGATGACGCCATTAAACAGCAAAGCTGAAGAAAACCCCCACGACTGAGCAATCAATCGATTAATCCCCGCCTGAAGAACCCCAAACACCCCCGCCAAAACCGCAAGCCCCACCGCCATGATAATTCCCCTCTCATATTCAGGATACCGGATACCTAATAACAAAAACCAAGATACCCGATAAAAAAACAATCCAACAAAAAACAAATCTATCGATTAAAAACCCCCACCATCGCACCTCTACAAACGAACTCAAAAAGAGTGGTTGGTTTTTTTATTTGTGGTTGGGTTTCCGCGGACGCTCGCACGCGAGTTCCGCTTCCCGCGGCTGTTTGAGCGGGAGAGTGTCCGAGGAAACCCAACCACAAATAAAAAAGGCGTTCCGAAGAACGCCCTCTTTTGTTTTCCAATCTCGCGAGAAATTAGAAGCGGTAGCTTACACCGACGCCATAGCTAGACAATTTGTCATCAGCAGCGCCGTTATCGTCGTTGAATATTGCTTTATCAGAGGAGTGAGAAGCGTACTCAAGCTTAACTGATGCATTCTGGTCAAAGTTGTACCAACCTGTCACAGTGATAGAGTTAACTTTGTTGTCAACGCTAGCAGCTCCGAAAGCCATACCATCTTTGTCATCAAGCATTTCGTAGCGAGCGCCAATGCCCCACATTTCCATTTTGTAACCAGCATAAAGAGCCATAGAGCTGATTTCAGTTTCAGTTCCACCAGTTGTAGGCTCCATAGACTTGTTCACATATTGGAAAGCAACATCGAGCATGTTGTTGAAGCTGTAAGAAACGATACCGTTCATAGTCTGAGTAGATTGCTCAGTCGCAGCGATTGCGAAACCAGTTCCACCATCATGACCAGATAAGTAGTTCAACTTAACTTTGAGGCCTTCAATGGGAGTCACACCAACAGACGCACCAAGGTGCTTGTTGCTGTTTTCATCAGCGTCAATGTTTGCCGTCGTATTTACAGCGTAAACACCGAAATCAAACATGTTCATCGCGTAGTTTACGTTTAGACCAGTCATGTACCAAGGCATAGTGAAGTTGAATGCATGGCCATGAGTGTAGTTCATGTTCTCAGAGTAGTTGTAAGTTTCGTATCCTAAGAAAGATTCGAATTTACCAACTCGAGCAGAGAAACCAGAATCACCAAATTTATGAGCTAAGTATGCATTCGTCAGATTCAACGTGCTCTTAATGTCGCCGTTAGAATCGAGCGAGCTATTGATGCGATCAAATACTCGTCCAAAACCAAGACCCATAACGATCGTGGTATCGCCCATACCTTTTTCAAGGTTGAGTTCAGCCATATCGACAGAGAAGTCTCCAGAGTTAGATGCAGAAGCGTTACCAGAAGCTGCACCTAAACCGATAGCTCCGGTACCGAAACCAGGCTGAGCTGTAGAGGATGCATTGTTTTTTGCGCTTGTGTGGAAAGCTGAAGCGGCGAAGTCTCCAGAAAGTTTAAATCCGTCAGTTTCTGCAACCGCAGTGGCTGACAAAGCTAATGTACTGAGTGCGACGACGAGTTTGTTTATCATGTTGTTCCTCCTAAAAGGGTTTGTTTTCTTGTTGCTTACCCCTACGGTCGCTCTAGTATGTAGTAATTTCAAGGAAAAAAAACAGCCGCTCGGTCGAGGCGACTCCTAAAATACTGTTCTTGCTTAAAAAACAATGAACTGATTCGGTCAGTGCACACTTTTTGGGCAAACACTGTCATTTTGATATCGCCGTAGCTACGGTTCCGTTGCTTTTTGACGACAGGTCCTAATGCAACAAGTTATGTCTTATTTTTTAGAATCACGTAGGCTGTGAAGATGCGTTTTGTAATCGCCTTTTTATTGATAACCTCTGCCGCTGGACTTTTGGCGTATGAACATTTCAATTTAGAGTACTGGCGACTCAGTCCCGAGAAGCGCACCGAACTCATTTGGAAGCAAGAGTTCGATAAAATCATTCAACGCTATCCAGATCTGAGAAAGCCATTTTTACTCATCACCAACATAGAGATGACGACGACAGATCAGCAATTTAAGGATTTGATCGACAAAACAAAACTTCCATTTCATAAAGCACAAAAGGGCAACTACACCTTAAAACTCCAATTCATGCCTTGGATCGAAGATATGAAGTATGGATACCTGATCCAACATGAGCTCTATGAAACCGAAACCCAAAATAAGATCAAAGAGTTTA
Proteins encoded:
- a CDS encoding Hsp20/alpha crystallin family protein, which produces MTALIPFIKRSTLNDWVCDIDRIFEPLANTPYEGRMLSISGDIEEDEQKIVMSFDLPGLKEGEFSVKIQENRLTLSGERKKEVKPESEKNSYVYYGREFGKFNKVFTLPKTVDKSKVTAEYKDGVLTIALPKQEPEAENVIDVKIK
- a CDS encoding 6-carboxytetrahydropterin synthase, giving the protein MELKFRYRFEAAHRFVNSASVQCMTPHGHTWHATLHLEAKRNELDENDMVAEFSQLKSYWKKLITEVFDHSYMCNEEDALIPVLKTTHSECRLLVFPGDPTTELISVLMFAKMQNYVQNSEIRHFVRITGINIEETPTNSLTCDREFYEECIHQYHRPDNWWNSLDVYDRSFSHVEKNVVTDFRQRVNQSNQHVPSN
- a CDS encoding 7-carboxy-7-deazaguanine synthase QueE, which encodes MSLQINDLFWTVQGEGRWTGHRALFVRLPFCNYNCPWCDTEFDSYTPMSEETFKEFASREPARFAVITGGEPLAHKDLPKILNILKSLGFFIACETNGSFPAPPEIDFVTVSPKPYSKNKNQEKYFIHEQTLPRVSEFKYVVDENFDFTILGRHNPKKKDVIYSLSPEFSRMKKNVETIMGFIEKNPDWKLSLQTHKWIDIP
- the queF gene encoding preQ(1) synthase; translation: MANSTNSDKLYGQIEIENNKLERFENRTTHRDYTVNFTCPEFTCICPRSGFPDFATIHIEYMPDQFCVELKSLKLYINGFRDEKIFHEDVTNRILDDLVKLLSPKKMTVKADFNVRGNVHTVVTATHEK
- a CDS encoding GNAT family N-acetyltransferase; translation: MSPVLIREINSSSNDEISWVAERMRATLIDVLGRNIGEGLYSMDWLNERVRWHIDSKKTTGKVFISENPEQEKTGQAIARLEHRDGERYGYFATLYVEPNFRRQGIAAQLMLQVERWFKKLKMSKIVYNTAKSNDRLISLFKRQGYRITLEHKDMIQLTKYI
- the galE gene encoding UDP-glucose 4-epimerase GalE, translated to MNILVTGGAGYVGSQTAKILQQKGHEIFIFDNLSRSDGTLAKWGTFIEGDICDAQRVANVLEQNQIEAVFHFAGAIDVAESMRDPMKYYRNNVIGTYNLVQAMLDHGVKNMIFSSSCTTYGAAKDTPIKETAHQLPINVYGDTKLAVEKFLKSISSTRKLNSIVLRYFNACGADLDLEAGELHDPETHIIPLALKAVFDPHYTLEIFGDDYPTPDGSCIRDYVHVQDIAEAHMLSLDYLLESAVKFDVFNIGSGQGLSVFEIIRSIEKITGGKVKYQMSPRRSGDAAELVGDITKIKNILKWQPQHSDIETIVRSARDWMLKSNPEFLQSLKAWSRQTH
- a CDS encoding porin; its protein translation is MINKLVVALSTLALSATAVAETDGFKLSGDFAASAFHTSAKNNASSTAQPGFGTGAIGLGAASGNASASNSGDFSVDMAELNLEKGMGDTTIVMGLGFGRVFDRINSSLDSNGDIKSTLNLTNAYLAHKFGDSGFSARVGKFESFLGYETYNYSENMNYTHGHAFNFTMPWYMTGLNVNYAMNMFDFGVYAVNTTANIDADENSNKHLGASVGVTPIEGLKVKLNYLSGHDGGTGFAIAATEQSTQTMNGIVSYSFNNMLDVAFQYVNKSMEPTTGGTETEISSMALYAGYKMEMWGIGARYEMLDDKDGMAFGAASVDNKVNSITVTGWYNFDQNASVKLEYASHSSDKAIFNDDNGAADDKLSSYGVGVSYRF
- a CDS encoding DMT family transporter; the encoded protein is MAVGLAVLAGVFGVLQAGINRLIAQSWGFSSALLFNGVIFVVFNLLLYAFVYLKPELVPASYRIQGAVSDMRGWWLLSGLFGFLLVASIATAIGQIGALQAFVFCVGAQLVASNVWDYLVEEKDPTPMRLIGTAVTFFGVYLTTR